A genomic segment from Labrus bergylta chromosome 3, fLabBer1.1, whole genome shotgun sequence encodes:
- the LOC136178496 gene encoding zinc finger protein 665-like, with amino-acid sequence METGVDGEDCGGAEPERDSDPERRLQPETEVETEDSHEPETDDSDDWKETREDLSELNLKNKKLKTGKRQHSCSECGKRFNQKGHLTRHMLVHTGEKAFSCSVCSKSFTLRGNLTTHMLVHTGEKPFSCSLCSKSFNLRGNLTTHMLVHTGEKAFSCSVCSKSFTQRGTLTKHMSVHTVEKPFSCSECGKRFNRKATLTTHMLVHTGEKAFSCSVCSKSFTLRGTLTKHMSVHTGEKPFSCSECGKRFNRKATVTTHMLVHTGEKAFSCSVCSKSFTLRGSLTKHMLVHTGEKPFSCSECGKRFNRKEILTRHMLVHAGEKPFSCSECGKRFNRKATLTTHMLVHTGEKAFSCSVCSKSFTLRGTLTKHMSVHTGEKPFSCSECGKRFTLRGNLTRHMLVHTGEKPFSCSECGKRFTLRGNLTTHMLVHTGEKPYSYTVCSKSFTQKGNLTRHMLVHTGEKAFSCSVCSKSFTQRGNLTQHMLVHTGEKAFSCSVCSKSFTQRGNLTRHMLVHTGEKPFSCSECGKRFNRKEILTRHMLVHAGEKC; translated from the coding sequence atggaaacaggagttgatggagaggactgtggaggagcagaaccagagagagactcagatccagagagacgtttacaaccagagactgaggtcgagactgaagactctcatgaacctgagactgatgacagtgatgattggaaagagacaagagaagatctgtcagaattaaacttgaaaaataagaaactaaagactggtaagagacaacacagctgctcggagtgtggtaaaagatttaaccagaAAGGgcatctgaccagacacatgttagttcatacaggagagaaagccttcagctgctctgtttgcagtaaaagctttaccctaagaggaaatctgaccacacacatgttagttcatacaggagagaaacccttcagctgctctctttgcagtaaaagctttaacttaagaggaaatctgaccacacacatgttagttcatacaggagagaaagccttcagctgctctgtttgcagtaaaagctttacccaaagaggaactctgacaaaacacatgtcaGTTCATACAGttgagaaacccttcagctgctctgagtgtggtaaaaggtttaaccggaaagcgactctgaccacacacatgttagttcatacaggagagaaagccttcagctgctctgtttgcagtaaaagctttaccctaaGAGGAactctgacaaaacacatgtcagttcatacaggagagaaacccttcagctgctctgagtgtggtaaaaggtttaaccggaAAGCGACtgtgaccacacacatgttagttcatacaggagagaaagccttcagctgctctgtttgcagtaaaagctttaccctaagaggaagtctgacaaaacacatgttagttcatacaggagagaaacccttcagctgctctgagtgtggtaaaaggtttaaccggaaagaaattctgaccagacacatgttagttcatgcaggagagaaacccttcagctgctctgagtgtggtaaaaggtttaaccggaaagcgactctgaccacacacatgttagttcatacaggagagaaagccttcagctgctctgtttgcagtaaaagctttaccctaaGAGGAactctgacaaaacacatgtcagttcatacaggagagaaacccttcagctgctctgagtgtggtaaaaggtttaccctaagaggaaatctgaccagacacatgttagttcatacaggagagaaacccttcagctgctctgagtgtggtaaaaggtttaccctaagaggaaatctgaccacacacatgttagttcatacaggagagaaaccttaCAGCTAcactgtttgcagtaaaagctttacccaaaaaggaaatctgaccagacacatgttagttcatacaggagagaaagctttcagctgctctgtttgcagtaaaagttttacccaaagaggaaatctgacccaacacatgttagttcatacaggagagaaagctttcagctgctctgtttgcagtaaaagttttacccaaagaggaaatctgaccagacacatgttagttcatacaggagagaaacccttcagctgctctgagtgtggtaaaaggtttaaccggaaagaaattctgaccagacacatgttagttcatgcaggagagaaatgctaa